One Deltaproteobacteria bacterium genomic window carries:
- a CDS encoding glycosyltransferase family 2 protein, producing MNDSRKTISLVIPVYNEAQHLERFLKLIDGIELPCDKELVFVDDCSKDGSAAIIKGFPFKSKVQTVFKPVNEGKGAALRSGFALATGDIVCVQDADFEYDPRDLPTLILPLLSDRADVVFGSRFKKNAPQVHRTFHYLINRFLTILSNFSSGLYLTDMETCYKLFKARIIKNIVLESNRFGFEPEVTAKVACLKVRVEEYPIAYYPRNYIEGKKITWRDGVAALRHILYFNFVADKRKFFTPEMPKDYIPQANQWL from the coding sequence ATGAATGACAGCCGAAAGACCATCTCCCTGGTGATCCCCGTCTACAATGAGGCGCAGCACCTTGAGCGCTTTTTGAAGCTGATCGACGGAATTGAGCTGCCATGTGATAAGGAGCTGGTCTTCGTCGACGACTGTTCTAAAGACGGGTCAGCAGCCATTATCAAGGGGTTCCCTTTCAAGTCCAAGGTGCAGACGGTATTCAAGCCGGTCAATGAGGGCAAAGGGGCAGCGCTGCGCAGCGGGTTTGCCTTAGCCACGGGCGATATCGTCTGTGTGCAGGATGCCGACTTTGAGTACGACCCTCGCGATTTGCCGACGCTGATCTTGCCGCTTTTGAGCGACAGGGCTGACGTGGTATTTGGCTCTCGTTTTAAAAAGAATGCGCCGCAGGTTCATCGCACCTTTCACTATCTCATTAACCGCTTTCTGACGATCCTTAGTAACTTCTCGTCCGGCCTCTACCTGACGGATATGGAGACCTGTTACAAACTCTTCAAGGCGCGGATCATCAAGAATATCGTCCTTGAGAGCAACCGGTTCGGTTTCGAACCTGAGGTCACGGCTAAGGTCGCTTGCTTAAAGGTTAGGGTGGAGGAGTATCCTATCGCCTATTACCCCCGGAATTATATCGAGGGTAAAAAGATCACCTGGCGTGACGGCGTCGCTGCCCTGCGCCACATCCTTTACTTCAACTTTGTCGCCGATAAGCGGAAGTTTTTTACTCCTGAGATGCCCAAGGATTACATCCCGCAGGCGAATCAGTGGCTTTGA